The Ictalurus punctatus breed USDA103 chromosome 9, Coco_2.0, whole genome shotgun sequence genome contains a region encoding:
- the map4k3b gene encoding mitogen-activated protein kinase kinase kinase kinase 3 isoform X1 produces MNSGLDLSRRNPQEDFELIQRIGSGTYGDVYKARNVNTGELAAIKVIKLEPGEDFAVVQQEIIMMKDCKHSNIVAYFGSYLRRDKLWICMEYCGGGSLQDIYHVTGPLLESQIAYVSRETLQGLYYLHNKGKMHRDIKGANILLTDNGYVKLADFGVSAQISATLAKRKSFIGTPYWMAPEVAAVERKGGYNQLCDIWAVGITAIELAELQPPMFDLHPMRALFLMTKSNFQPPKLKDKLKWTNNFHHFVKMALIKNPKKRPTADKLLQHPFVSQPLSRTLAIELLDKVNNPDHADMEDSHDGEDEEADPESPVHVPQRITSASRSSRDKKTLSEINFDQVKFDPPLWKETELHEPELQLEPQSLLGDHKSLLKSVAEELNQRGHVTHLEEDEEDGDDEAGHSNSISTMRPKVPPPLPPKPKSLGASQSDPDGEDGVGEGTIKRCPVSSSPAPPPRPTSCVPPRPPPPRLPPQRRSSLGKGPPEHARTEPEGDDGSFRFWDWLHAEEQKEDSNGLSASSQNGERERLSTLPTIPSRRSKDVPKPMCNGLPPTPKVHMGACFSKVFNGCPLKIHCAASWVNPDTRDQYLIFGGEEGIYSLNLNELHETSMEQIFPRRCTWLYVMNNWLFSISGKASQLYSHNLCGLFEHARQMQRLPMAIQTYKLPDKIIPRKFTVSSKIPETKGCQKCCVVRSPYTGMKYLCGAFQSSVVLFEWVESMQRFMLIKSIDFTLPCPLEVFEMLVVPERHYPLICVSVVKGSQPDQVVTFGTVDPNDIAPTFTEPDTSQTCVIHVTQLERDTILVCLDRCIKMVNLQGRLKSSKKLSAELTFNFQIEAIVCLQDSVLAFWRHGMQGRSFKTNEITQEISDSSRIFRLLGSDRTVVLESRPTDNPTAQSNLYILAGHENSY; encoded by the exons ATGAACTCGGGTTTGGACCTGTCGCGCCGGAACCCGCAGGAGGATTTCGAGCTGATCCAGAGGATCGGTAGCGGAACCTACGGCGATGTGTACAAG gCGCGGAACGTCAACACGGGAGAGCTGGCAGCCATCAAAGTCATTAAACTGGAACCAG GTGAGGACTTTGCGGTGGTTCAGCAGGAGATTATCATGATGAAAGATTGTAAACACTCGAACATTGTGGCGTACTTCGGCAGTTATCTCAG gagagATAAATTATGGATCTGTATGGAATACTGCGGTGGAGGATCACTACAGGATATTTACCACG tgACTGGACCTTTGCTGGAGTCGCAGATTGCATATGTATCACGGGAGACCCTTCag ggCCTGTACTACCTCCATAACAAAGGAAAGATGCACAGAGACATTAAG GGAGCAAATATCTTACTAACTGACAACGGCTATGTGAAGCTGG CGGATTTCGGCGTCTCGGCTCAGATCTCCGCCACTCTGGCCAAGAGGAAGTCCTTCATCGGGACGCCATACTG gatgGCTCCAGAGGTGGCTGCAGTAGAGCGTAAAGGAGGTTATAATCAGCTGTGTGATATCTGGGCCGTGGGCATCACTGCTATAGAACTGGCCGAGCTGCAACCTCCCATGTTCGATCTGCACCccatgag agCTCTTTTCCTCATGACCAAGAGCAACTTCCAGCCTCCTAAACTGAAAGATAAACTCaaatg GACGAATAACTTTCATCACTTTGTGAAAATGGCGCTGATTAAAAACCCTAAGAAGAGGCCGACGGCGGATAAACTGCTGCAG CACCCGTTCGTATCGCAGCCGCTGAGTCGCACCCTCGCCATCGAGCTGCTGGACAAAGTCAACAACCCCGACCACGCCGACATGGAGGATAGCCACGACGGCGAGGACGAGGAAGCCGACCCTGAG tctcCTGTGCACGTGCCTCAGCGAATCACGTCAGCAAGCCGAAGTTCACGGGATAAAAAGACTCTGTCGGAGATcaact TTGATCAGGTGAAGTTTGATCCTCCGCTGTGGAAAGAGACGGAGCTGCATGAACCG GAACTGCAGCTGGAGCCGCAGAGTTTACTGGGTGATCATAA GAGTCTGTTAAAATCAGTAGCAGAGGAACTCAATCAGAG GGGTCATGTGACACATttagaggaggatgaggaggatggtgatgatgaagctGGACA TTCAAACTCCATTTCCACAATGAGGCCTAAAGTCCCTCCCCCGTTACCCCCTaag cCGAAGTCTCTCGGCGCTTCTCAGAGCGACCCTGATGGAGAGGACGGCGTCGGTGAGGGGACCATCAAACGTTGCCCTGTCTCCTCAAGCCCCGCCCCTCCTCCTCGCCCCACCTCCTGTGTGCCCCCCAGGCCGCCGCCCCCTCGCCTGCCCCCCCAGAGACGCAGCAGCTTAGGTAAAGGGCCTCCCGAGCACGCTCGGACAGAACCCGAAGGGGATGATGGGAGTTTTAGGTTCTGGGACTGGCTTCACGCCGAGGAGCAGAAGGAAGACA gTAACGGATTGAGCGCGTCGTCGCAGAACGGAGAGCGGGAAAGACTGTCGACCCTCCCGACCATTCCCAGTCGCAGGAGCAAAGACGTTCCC AAGCCGATGTGTAACGGTCTGCCTCCCACGCCCAAAGTGCAC ATGGGAGCGTGTTTCTCGAAAGTGTTTAACGGCTGTCCGCTCAAGATCCACTGCGCCGCGTCCTGGGTCAACCCGGACACCAGAG ATCAGTATTTGATTTTCGGAGGCGAGGAAGGAATCTACAGCCTTAACCTGAACGAGCTTCACGAGACCTCCATGGAGCAG ATATTCCCCCGGAGGTGCACGTGGCTGTACGTGATGAACAACTGGCTCTTCTCTATATCCG gtAAAGCGTCCCAGCTGTACTCCCATAACCTGTGCGGTCTCTTCGAGCACGCTCGGCAGATGCAGAGGTTACCCATGGCCATACAGACGTACAAACTGCCCGATAAAATCATCCCTCG GAAGTTCACAGTGTCCAGTAAGATTCCAGAGACAAAGGGGTGCCAGAAGTGTTGTGTAG ttcgcAGTCCATACACAGGGATGAAGTATCTTTGTGGTGCATTCCAGTCCAGTGTAGTTTTGTTTGAATGGGTGGAGTCCATGCAGCGCTTCATGCTCATCAAG agtatAGACTTCACCCTCCCTTGTCCACTGGAGGTGTTTGAGATGCTGGTGGTCCCGGAGCGTCACTACCCATTGATCTGTGTGTCCGTTGTTAAGGGCAGTCAGCCTGATCAGGTCGTGACCTTTGGCACCGTTGACCCCAACGATATAGCGCCGACCTTCACTGAACCTG ACACGTCACAGACGTGCGTCATTCACGTCACGCAGCTGGAAAGGGACACCATACTGGTGTGTTTGGACC gttgTATAAAGATGGTGAACTTACAAGGCCGATTAAAATCCAGCAAGAAGCTCTCAGCCGAGCTCACCTTCAACTTCCAGATTGAAGCAATAG TGTGTTTGCAGGACAGCGTGCTGGCGTTCTGGAGACACGGCATGCAGGGACGCAGCTTCAAAAccaatgag ATCACGCAGGAGATCTCTGACAGCTCACGCATCTTCAGACTGCTGGGCTCAGACAG gaCGGTGGTGTTGGAGAGTCGACCGACGGATAACCCGACAGCTCAGAGTAACCTGTACATACTTGCGGGCCATGAGAACAGCTACTga
- the map4k3b gene encoding mitogen-activated protein kinase kinase kinase kinase 3 isoform X2: MNSGLDLSRRNPQEDFELIQRIGSGTYGDVYKARNVNTGELAAIKVIKLEPGEDFAVVQQEIIMMKDCKHSNIVAYFGSYLRRDKLWICMEYCGGGSLQDIYHVTGPLLESQIAYVSRETLQGLYYLHNKGKMHRDIKGANILLTDNGYVKLADFGVSAQISATLAKRKSFIGTPYWMAPEVAAVERKGGYNQLCDIWAVGITAIELAELQPPMFDLHPMRALFLMTKSNFQPPKLKDKLKWTNNFHHFVKMALIKNPKKRPTADKLLQHPFVSQPLSRTLAIELLDKVNNPDHADMEDSHDGEDEEADPESPVHVPQRITSASRSSRDKKTLSEINFDQVKFDPPLWKETELHEPELQLEPQSLLGDHKSLLKSVAEELNQSSNSISTMRPKVPPPLPPKPKSLGASQSDPDGEDGVGEGTIKRCPVSSSPAPPPRPTSCVPPRPPPPRLPPQRRSSLGKGPPEHARTEPEGDDGSFRFWDWLHAEEQKEDSNGLSASSQNGERERLSTLPTIPSRRSKDVPKPMCNGLPPTPKVHMGACFSKVFNGCPLKIHCAASWVNPDTRDQYLIFGGEEGIYSLNLNELHETSMEQIFPRRCTWLYVMNNWLFSISGKASQLYSHNLCGLFEHARQMQRLPMAIQTYKLPDKIIPRKFTVSSKIPETKGCQKCCVVRSPYTGMKYLCGAFQSSVVLFEWVESMQRFMLIKSIDFTLPCPLEVFEMLVVPERHYPLICVSVVKGSQPDQVVTFGTVDPNDIAPTFTEPDTSQTCVIHVTQLERDTILVCLDRCIKMVNLQGRLKSSKKLSAELTFNFQIEAIVCLQDSVLAFWRHGMQGRSFKTNEITQEISDSSRIFRLLGSDRTVVLESRPTDNPTAQSNLYILAGHENSY, encoded by the exons ATGAACTCGGGTTTGGACCTGTCGCGCCGGAACCCGCAGGAGGATTTCGAGCTGATCCAGAGGATCGGTAGCGGAACCTACGGCGATGTGTACAAG gCGCGGAACGTCAACACGGGAGAGCTGGCAGCCATCAAAGTCATTAAACTGGAACCAG GTGAGGACTTTGCGGTGGTTCAGCAGGAGATTATCATGATGAAAGATTGTAAACACTCGAACATTGTGGCGTACTTCGGCAGTTATCTCAG gagagATAAATTATGGATCTGTATGGAATACTGCGGTGGAGGATCACTACAGGATATTTACCACG tgACTGGACCTTTGCTGGAGTCGCAGATTGCATATGTATCACGGGAGACCCTTCag ggCCTGTACTACCTCCATAACAAAGGAAAGATGCACAGAGACATTAAG GGAGCAAATATCTTACTAACTGACAACGGCTATGTGAAGCTGG CGGATTTCGGCGTCTCGGCTCAGATCTCCGCCACTCTGGCCAAGAGGAAGTCCTTCATCGGGACGCCATACTG gatgGCTCCAGAGGTGGCTGCAGTAGAGCGTAAAGGAGGTTATAATCAGCTGTGTGATATCTGGGCCGTGGGCATCACTGCTATAGAACTGGCCGAGCTGCAACCTCCCATGTTCGATCTGCACCccatgag agCTCTTTTCCTCATGACCAAGAGCAACTTCCAGCCTCCTAAACTGAAAGATAAACTCaaatg GACGAATAACTTTCATCACTTTGTGAAAATGGCGCTGATTAAAAACCCTAAGAAGAGGCCGACGGCGGATAAACTGCTGCAG CACCCGTTCGTATCGCAGCCGCTGAGTCGCACCCTCGCCATCGAGCTGCTGGACAAAGTCAACAACCCCGACCACGCCGACATGGAGGATAGCCACGACGGCGAGGACGAGGAAGCCGACCCTGAG tctcCTGTGCACGTGCCTCAGCGAATCACGTCAGCAAGCCGAAGTTCACGGGATAAAAAGACTCTGTCGGAGATcaact TTGATCAGGTGAAGTTTGATCCTCCGCTGTGGAAAGAGACGGAGCTGCATGAACCG GAACTGCAGCTGGAGCCGCAGAGTTTACTGGGTGATCATAA GAGTCTGTTAAAATCAGTAGCAGAGGAACTCAATCAGAG TTCAAACTCCATTTCCACAATGAGGCCTAAAGTCCCTCCCCCGTTACCCCCTaag cCGAAGTCTCTCGGCGCTTCTCAGAGCGACCCTGATGGAGAGGACGGCGTCGGTGAGGGGACCATCAAACGTTGCCCTGTCTCCTCAAGCCCCGCCCCTCCTCCTCGCCCCACCTCCTGTGTGCCCCCCAGGCCGCCGCCCCCTCGCCTGCCCCCCCAGAGACGCAGCAGCTTAGGTAAAGGGCCTCCCGAGCACGCTCGGACAGAACCCGAAGGGGATGATGGGAGTTTTAGGTTCTGGGACTGGCTTCACGCCGAGGAGCAGAAGGAAGACA gTAACGGATTGAGCGCGTCGTCGCAGAACGGAGAGCGGGAAAGACTGTCGACCCTCCCGACCATTCCCAGTCGCAGGAGCAAAGACGTTCCC AAGCCGATGTGTAACGGTCTGCCTCCCACGCCCAAAGTGCAC ATGGGAGCGTGTTTCTCGAAAGTGTTTAACGGCTGTCCGCTCAAGATCCACTGCGCCGCGTCCTGGGTCAACCCGGACACCAGAG ATCAGTATTTGATTTTCGGAGGCGAGGAAGGAATCTACAGCCTTAACCTGAACGAGCTTCACGAGACCTCCATGGAGCAG ATATTCCCCCGGAGGTGCACGTGGCTGTACGTGATGAACAACTGGCTCTTCTCTATATCCG gtAAAGCGTCCCAGCTGTACTCCCATAACCTGTGCGGTCTCTTCGAGCACGCTCGGCAGATGCAGAGGTTACCCATGGCCATACAGACGTACAAACTGCCCGATAAAATCATCCCTCG GAAGTTCACAGTGTCCAGTAAGATTCCAGAGACAAAGGGGTGCCAGAAGTGTTGTGTAG ttcgcAGTCCATACACAGGGATGAAGTATCTTTGTGGTGCATTCCAGTCCAGTGTAGTTTTGTTTGAATGGGTGGAGTCCATGCAGCGCTTCATGCTCATCAAG agtatAGACTTCACCCTCCCTTGTCCACTGGAGGTGTTTGAGATGCTGGTGGTCCCGGAGCGTCACTACCCATTGATCTGTGTGTCCGTTGTTAAGGGCAGTCAGCCTGATCAGGTCGTGACCTTTGGCACCGTTGACCCCAACGATATAGCGCCGACCTTCACTGAACCTG ACACGTCACAGACGTGCGTCATTCACGTCACGCAGCTGGAAAGGGACACCATACTGGTGTGTTTGGACC gttgTATAAAGATGGTGAACTTACAAGGCCGATTAAAATCCAGCAAGAAGCTCTCAGCCGAGCTCACCTTCAACTTCCAGATTGAAGCAATAG TGTGTTTGCAGGACAGCGTGCTGGCGTTCTGGAGACACGGCATGCAGGGACGCAGCTTCAAAAccaatgag ATCACGCAGGAGATCTCTGACAGCTCACGCATCTTCAGACTGCTGGGCTCAGACAG gaCGGTGGTGTTGGAGAGTCGACCGACGGATAACCCGACAGCTCAGAGTAACCTGTACATACTTGCGGGCCATGAGAACAGCTACTga
- the map4k3b gene encoding mitogen-activated protein kinase kinase kinase kinase 3 isoform X3, with protein MNSGLDLSRRNPQEDFELIQRIGSGTYGDVYKARNVNTGELAAIKVIKLEPGEDFAVVQQEIIMMKDCKHSNIVAYFGSYLRRDKLWICMEYCGGGSLQDIYHVTGPLLESQIAYVSRETLQGLYYLHNKGKMHRDIKGANILLTDNGYVKLADFGVSAQISATLAKRKSFIGTPYWMAPEVAAVERKGGYNQLCDIWAVGITAIELAELQPPMFDLHPMRALFLMTKSNFQPPKLKDKLKWTNNFHHFVKMALIKNPKKRPTADKLLQHPFVSQPLSRTLAIELLDKVNNPDHADMEDSHDGEDEEADPESPVHVPQRITSASRSSRDKKTLSEINFDQVKFDPPLWKETELHEPELQLEPQSLLGDHKSLLKSVAEELNQRGHVTHLEEDEEDGDDEAGHSNSISTMRPKVPPPLPPKPKSLGASQSDPDGEDGVGEGTIKRCPVSSSPAPPPRPTSCVPPRPPPPRLPPQRRSSLGNGLSASSQNGERERLSTLPTIPSRRSKDVPKPMCNGLPPTPKVHMGACFSKVFNGCPLKIHCAASWVNPDTRDQYLIFGGEEGIYSLNLNELHETSMEQIFPRRCTWLYVMNNWLFSISGKASQLYSHNLCGLFEHARQMQRLPMAIQTYKLPDKIIPRKFTVSSKIPETKGCQKCCVVRSPYTGMKYLCGAFQSSVVLFEWVESMQRFMLIKSIDFTLPCPLEVFEMLVVPERHYPLICVSVVKGSQPDQVVTFGTVDPNDIAPTFTEPDTSQTCVIHVTQLERDTILVCLDRCIKMVNLQGRLKSSKKLSAELTFNFQIEAIVCLQDSVLAFWRHGMQGRSFKTNEITQEISDSSRIFRLLGSDRTVVLESRPTDNPTAQSNLYILAGHENSY; from the exons ATGAACTCGGGTTTGGACCTGTCGCGCCGGAACCCGCAGGAGGATTTCGAGCTGATCCAGAGGATCGGTAGCGGAACCTACGGCGATGTGTACAAG gCGCGGAACGTCAACACGGGAGAGCTGGCAGCCATCAAAGTCATTAAACTGGAACCAG GTGAGGACTTTGCGGTGGTTCAGCAGGAGATTATCATGATGAAAGATTGTAAACACTCGAACATTGTGGCGTACTTCGGCAGTTATCTCAG gagagATAAATTATGGATCTGTATGGAATACTGCGGTGGAGGATCACTACAGGATATTTACCACG tgACTGGACCTTTGCTGGAGTCGCAGATTGCATATGTATCACGGGAGACCCTTCag ggCCTGTACTACCTCCATAACAAAGGAAAGATGCACAGAGACATTAAG GGAGCAAATATCTTACTAACTGACAACGGCTATGTGAAGCTGG CGGATTTCGGCGTCTCGGCTCAGATCTCCGCCACTCTGGCCAAGAGGAAGTCCTTCATCGGGACGCCATACTG gatgGCTCCAGAGGTGGCTGCAGTAGAGCGTAAAGGAGGTTATAATCAGCTGTGTGATATCTGGGCCGTGGGCATCACTGCTATAGAACTGGCCGAGCTGCAACCTCCCATGTTCGATCTGCACCccatgag agCTCTTTTCCTCATGACCAAGAGCAACTTCCAGCCTCCTAAACTGAAAGATAAACTCaaatg GACGAATAACTTTCATCACTTTGTGAAAATGGCGCTGATTAAAAACCCTAAGAAGAGGCCGACGGCGGATAAACTGCTGCAG CACCCGTTCGTATCGCAGCCGCTGAGTCGCACCCTCGCCATCGAGCTGCTGGACAAAGTCAACAACCCCGACCACGCCGACATGGAGGATAGCCACGACGGCGAGGACGAGGAAGCCGACCCTGAG tctcCTGTGCACGTGCCTCAGCGAATCACGTCAGCAAGCCGAAGTTCACGGGATAAAAAGACTCTGTCGGAGATcaact TTGATCAGGTGAAGTTTGATCCTCCGCTGTGGAAAGAGACGGAGCTGCATGAACCG GAACTGCAGCTGGAGCCGCAGAGTTTACTGGGTGATCATAA GAGTCTGTTAAAATCAGTAGCAGAGGAACTCAATCAGAG GGGTCATGTGACACATttagaggaggatgaggaggatggtgatgatgaagctGGACA TTCAAACTCCATTTCCACAATGAGGCCTAAAGTCCCTCCCCCGTTACCCCCTaag cCGAAGTCTCTCGGCGCTTCTCAGAGCGACCCTGATGGAGAGGACGGCGTCGGTGAGGGGACCATCAAACGTTGCCCTGTCTCCTCAAGCCCCGCCCCTCCTCCTCGCCCCACCTCCTGTGTGCCCCCCAGGCCGCCGCCCCCTCGCCTGCCCCCCCAGAGACGCAGCAGCTTAG gTAACGGATTGAGCGCGTCGTCGCAGAACGGAGAGCGGGAAAGACTGTCGACCCTCCCGACCATTCCCAGTCGCAGGAGCAAAGACGTTCCC AAGCCGATGTGTAACGGTCTGCCTCCCACGCCCAAAGTGCAC ATGGGAGCGTGTTTCTCGAAAGTGTTTAACGGCTGTCCGCTCAAGATCCACTGCGCCGCGTCCTGGGTCAACCCGGACACCAGAG ATCAGTATTTGATTTTCGGAGGCGAGGAAGGAATCTACAGCCTTAACCTGAACGAGCTTCACGAGACCTCCATGGAGCAG ATATTCCCCCGGAGGTGCACGTGGCTGTACGTGATGAACAACTGGCTCTTCTCTATATCCG gtAAAGCGTCCCAGCTGTACTCCCATAACCTGTGCGGTCTCTTCGAGCACGCTCGGCAGATGCAGAGGTTACCCATGGCCATACAGACGTACAAACTGCCCGATAAAATCATCCCTCG GAAGTTCACAGTGTCCAGTAAGATTCCAGAGACAAAGGGGTGCCAGAAGTGTTGTGTAG ttcgcAGTCCATACACAGGGATGAAGTATCTTTGTGGTGCATTCCAGTCCAGTGTAGTTTTGTTTGAATGGGTGGAGTCCATGCAGCGCTTCATGCTCATCAAG agtatAGACTTCACCCTCCCTTGTCCACTGGAGGTGTTTGAGATGCTGGTGGTCCCGGAGCGTCACTACCCATTGATCTGTGTGTCCGTTGTTAAGGGCAGTCAGCCTGATCAGGTCGTGACCTTTGGCACCGTTGACCCCAACGATATAGCGCCGACCTTCACTGAACCTG ACACGTCACAGACGTGCGTCATTCACGTCACGCAGCTGGAAAGGGACACCATACTGGTGTGTTTGGACC gttgTATAAAGATGGTGAACTTACAAGGCCGATTAAAATCCAGCAAGAAGCTCTCAGCCGAGCTCACCTTCAACTTCCAGATTGAAGCAATAG TGTGTTTGCAGGACAGCGTGCTGGCGTTCTGGAGACACGGCATGCAGGGACGCAGCTTCAAAAccaatgag ATCACGCAGGAGATCTCTGACAGCTCACGCATCTTCAGACTGCTGGGCTCAGACAG gaCGGTGGTGTTGGAGAGTCGACCGACGGATAACCCGACAGCTCAGAGTAACCTGTACATACTTGCGGGCCATGAGAACAGCTACTga